Proteins from a genomic interval of Oncorhynchus mykiss isolate Arlee chromosome 21, USDA_OmykA_1.1, whole genome shotgun sequence:
- the LOC110500608 gene encoding myozenin-2: protein MSQFSTMTTNERKMQAAAICREVQGPEDAEMDLGKKMSVPKDVMLEELSLASNRGSLLFEKHKRRSEKYTFESIQNVTNTQINSQETTESNSLGVEQSKTTPNTPDPSNTPNPDNIAPGYGGPLKQMEPEKFNSTCLPKSYHSPWDQAIYHSDPSLADSLVNHLPEPEAKPEGPGYKSFNRVATPFGGFGGKSTIPAPLFKAPDVEHNTMPELYPELQGEPAVQRPTFNRVACGWAGASTPVILPKMHLDPMFIPESDDL from the exons ATGTCGCAGTTCTCTACCATGACGACCAACGAGAGGAAGATGCAAGCTGCAGCCATCTGTAGGGAGGTACAGGGTCCTGAAG ATGCAGAGATGGACCTGGGGAAGAAGATGAGTGTCCCTAAGGATGTGATGCTGGAGGAGCTGTCTCTGGCCTCCAACAGGGGCTCCCTCCTCTTTGAAAAGCACAAGAGGCGCTCTGAAAAATACACATTCGAGAGCATCCAGAATGTAACCAACACACAGATCAAT AGTCAAGAAACCACAGAAAGCAACAGCTTGGGAGTGGAACAGTCTAAAACAACCCCGAACACGCCTGATCCGAGCAACACCCCCAACCCAGACAACATTGCACCAG GTTATGGTGGACCTCTAAAACAAATGGAACCAGAGAAGTTCAACAGCACATGCCTCCCCAAGTCCTACCACTCCCCCTGGGACCAGGCCATCTACCACAGCGACCCCTCCCTGGCCGATAGCCTTGTCAACCACCTGCCAGAGCCAGAGGCCAAGCCTGAAGGACCAGGGTACAAGAGCTTCAACAG AGTGGCTACCCCGTTTGGCGGCTTCGGCGGCAAGTCCACCATACCGGCCCCGTTGTTCAAGGCCCCCGACGTGGAACACAACACCATGCCGGAGCTGTACCCAGAGCTCCAGGGGGAGCCTGCGGTGCAGAGGCCCACATTCAATAGGGTGGCCTGCGGCTGGGCGGGGGCCAGCACCCCCGTCATCCTCCCCAAAATGCACCTGGATCCCATGTTTATCCCAGAGTCCGATGACCTTTGA